Proteins co-encoded in one Quercus robur chromosome 8, dhQueRobu3.1, whole genome shotgun sequence genomic window:
- the LOC126696419 gene encoding uncharacterized protein LOC126696419, whose translation MDRIDKYKRVEEDQLQGKRKEKITPLKGNDYRLERYNSNQPKRDFSRQAGQTNMQTVNAIFREPVQQVLEKDKNEPFFKWPSKMAGDPLKRNQNLYCHYHQDQRHTTEDCRNLWNHLDQLVREGKLRHLLHHSSGHLGQAVQEPRKDVSLRPPMGTIQVILAAPGRIGFFPSGVLIVARLPAEDGERESKRPKQGNSPILGFPDDDTLVVTLRIGGFDVKRVLVDPGSAVEVMYPDLYKGLNLRPEDLMAYDSPLISFEGKTVVPKGQIRLPI comes from the coding sequence ATGGACAGGATTGACAAATATAAGAGGGTGGAAGAGGACCAGCTACAAgggaaaagaaaggagaagatcaCCCCCCTCAAAGGGAATGATTACAGGTTGGAACGATATAATAGTAACCAGCCGAAGAGGGATTTTTCGAGACAGGCTGGACAAACCAACATGCAAACGGTTAATGCCATATTTAGAGAGCCGGTGCAACAAGTTCTGGAGAAAGACAAAAACGAGCCTTTCTTCAAATGGCCGAGTAAAATGGCCGGAGACCCCTTGAAGCGCAACCAGAACCTGTATTGTCATTATCATCAAGACCAAAGGCATACCACCGAGGATTGCAGAAATCTATGGAATCACTTggatcagttggtccgagaaggaaagttacgtcacctttTACACCACTCCAGCGGTCATCTGGGCCAAGCAGTTCAAGAGCCTCGGAAAGATGTATCTTTGAGACCTCCCATGGGGACGATACAGGTCATCCTCGCTGCCCCAGGAAGAATAGGCTTTTTTCCCTCTGGGGTACTGATCGTGGCTCGACTCCCCGCCGAGGACGGTGAAAGGGAGTCCAAAAGACCTAAACAGGGGAACTCACCAATATTGGGATTCCCGGACGACGATACTTTAGTGGTTACGTTGAGGATTGGAGGGTTTGACGTAAAGAGGGTACTAGTAGATCCGGGTAGTGCAGTGGaagtaatgtaccctgatctgtataaggggctgaacttaAGGCCTGAGGATTTAATGGCTTATGACTCTCCTCTTATAAGTTTCGAAGGGAAGACTGTTGTACCAAAAGGGCAGATCAGATTACCCATATAG